Proteins co-encoded in one Nitratireductor kimnyeongensis genomic window:
- the recO gene encoding DNA repair protein RecO: MEWRDEGIILGARKHGETSVVLETMTAAHGRHLGLVKGGRSRRMQPLLQPGNRVDLVWRARLEEHLGAFQVEPLELNAARLLASALAVHGIQLLGAHLRLMPERDAHAGLYETVKVITGHLDEPEIAGPLMVRFELAMLEELGFGLDLTKCALTGNRDSLAYVSPKSGRAVTEEAGAPWRHKLLPLPGFLIAKTRSEASLDALNDAYRLTGFFLHRNVYEPRGMEEPVSRGGFLAALARSVEGAAG; encoded by the coding sequence ATGGAATGGCGCGATGAAGGGATCATTCTAGGCGCCAGAAAGCATGGCGAGACGAGCGTCGTCCTCGAAACGATGACCGCTGCTCATGGCCGTCATCTGGGCCTCGTAAAAGGCGGCCGTTCGCGGCGAATGCAGCCCCTGTTACAGCCAGGAAATCGTGTTGACCTTGTGTGGCGCGCCAGGCTTGAGGAGCATCTGGGCGCGTTTCAGGTCGAGCCGCTGGAGCTCAACGCTGCGCGTCTTCTTGCTTCGGCGCTGGCCGTTCACGGTATACAGCTCTTGGGCGCACATCTGCGCCTCATGCCCGAGCGAGACGCTCACGCCGGTCTATATGAGACGGTGAAAGTCATCACCGGGCATTTGGACGAACCAGAAATCGCTGGCCCGTTGATGGTGCGTTTTGAACTGGCGATGCTCGAGGAATTGGGGTTCGGGCTTGATCTCACGAAATGCGCACTGACGGGGAACCGAGATAGCCTCGCCTATGTTTCACCGAAGTCCGGTCGTGCGGTCACTGAAGAAGCAGGCGCTCCCTGGCGCCACAAACTCTTGCCCTTGCCCGGGTTTCTTATTGCAAAAACGCGCTCCGAGGCATCGCTTGACGCGCTGAACGACGCCTATCGCCTGACAGGTTTTTTCCTTCACCGGAATGTCTACGAACCTCGCGGAATGGAAGAGCCGGTTTCCCGCGGAGGCTTTCTCGCCGCTCTCGCCCGCAGCGTGGAAGGGGCTGCGGGGTGA
- a CDS encoding MFS transporter: MRQQGSASAATPHSFPWAVVVCGCLIAAMNFGPRSAMGFFQLPLLAETGWDRTTFGLAMAIQNLLWGVGQPVFGAIADRFGTWRVLALSAIIYAVGLLMMSMPTNEAMLHIGGGVFVGLGVAGGSFGIILAAFARNVPAERRSLIFGLATASGSAGMFIFAPISQGLIDAFGWSDTLVYMSMAMLIVPLLALPLVGNAATARNSAETFKQTIGEALREAFAHRSFVLLVSGFFVCGFQVAFITAHFPAYIGDIGIDARYAVIALALIGFFNIIGSLASGYIGQRHSKPGFLALIYLARSVAVTTFLLIPQTPTSVIIFAIVMGLLWLSTVPPTNALVAIMFGTGNLGLLSGVVFFSHQIGSFLGVWLGGYLYDLFGSYNPVWWLGVLLGLFAAVVHLPIKEAAVARPALAPAE, encoded by the coding sequence ATGAGACAGCAAGGCTCGGCCAGTGCGGCCACACCCCACTCATTTCCCTGGGCGGTCGTTGTCTGCGGTTGTCTGATTGCAGCTATGAACTTCGGTCCGCGCTCCGCCATGGGGTTCTTCCAGCTGCCGTTGTTGGCTGAGACCGGTTGGGACCGCACCACTTTCGGTCTTGCCATGGCGATACAGAACCTGCTCTGGGGTGTCGGCCAACCGGTTTTTGGCGCAATCGCCGATCGGTTCGGCACGTGGCGTGTTCTCGCCCTTTCCGCCATAATCTACGCCGTCGGCCTCTTGATGATGTCGATGCCCACAAATGAAGCCATGCTTCACATCGGCGGCGGTGTTTTTGTTGGACTTGGCGTGGCCGGCGGCTCGTTTGGCATCATCCTTGCCGCCTTCGCCCGTAACGTTCCTGCCGAAAGGCGCAGCCTGATTTTCGGGCTCGCAACGGCTTCTGGCTCTGCCGGCATGTTTATATTCGCTCCGATAAGCCAGGGCCTGATAGATGCGTTCGGCTGGTCCGATACGCTGGTCTATATGAGCATGGCCATGCTGATCGTCCCGCTTCTGGCCCTTCCGCTCGTCGGCAATGCAGCGACAGCGCGCAACAGTGCAGAGACCTTCAAGCAGACAATCGGAGAAGCGCTGCGGGAGGCTTTCGCGCATCGCAGCTTCGTGCTTCTGGTCTCGGGCTTTTTCGTCTGTGGCTTCCAGGTCGCATTCATCACCGCCCACTTCCCGGCCTATATCGGCGATATCGGCATCGATGCACGTTATGCAGTCATTGCTCTTGCCTTGATCGGCTTCTTCAACATCATCGGCTCGCTCGCTTCAGGCTATATAGGCCAGCGTCATTCCAAACCGGGATTTTTGGCGTTGATCTATCTCGCGCGGTCGGTCGCGGTGACCACCTTCCTTTTGATCCCGCAAACGCCCACGAGCGTGATCATTTTCGCCATAGTCATGGGCCTGTTGTGGCTCTCCACCGTGCCGCCGACCAACGCGCTGGTTGCGATCATGTTTGGTACGGGGAATTTGGGGCTTCTGAGCGGGGTCGTGTTCTTTTCACACCAGATCGGCTCGTTCCTGGGCGTGTGGCTGGGTGGCTACCTCTACGACCTGTTCGGGAGCTACAATCCTGTCTGGTGGCTCGGCGTCCTACTTGGTCTCTTTGCGGCTGTGGTTCACTTGCCGATCAAGGAAGCGGCAGTCGCGCGCCCGGCGCTCGCACCCGCCGAATAG
- a CDS encoding sigma-70 family RNA polymerase sigma factor: MDGKREAIVREIPGLRRYARALLRDADAADDLVQDCLERAFSRLDNWQTGISPRRWLFTLMHNLFVDGVRARKRRSELTSVAEANIPASVTAPEQNGVLDLHDVLDALQEVGPDRRAALLLVGVEGMSYAEAADVLGIPTGTLMSRVARGRQDLREVLDFARRRRILKAVQ, from the coding sequence ATGGACGGCAAAAGGGAAGCGATTGTACGCGAGATTCCGGGGCTACGGCGCTACGCGCGTGCCCTGCTGCGCGATGCAGACGCGGCTGATGATCTCGTGCAGGATTGCCTGGAACGCGCATTTTCACGGCTTGATAACTGGCAGACAGGGATCTCGCCGCGGCGATGGCTGTTCACCTTGATGCACAACCTTTTTGTCGATGGTGTACGGGCGCGCAAGCGTAGAAGCGAACTCACTTCGGTTGCAGAAGCCAACATCCCGGCCTCTGTCACCGCACCGGAACAGAACGGCGTGCTCGATCTTCATGACGTACTCGATGCATTGCAAGAGGTCGGTCCCGACCGTCGCGCAGCGCTGCTTTTGGTCGGCGTGGAAGGCATGAGTTATGCCGAGGCTGCAGACGTATTGGGCATACCCACAGGAACATTGATGTCGCGCGTGGCGCGTGGGCGGCAGGATTTGCGCGAGGTTCTCGATTTCGCGCGGCGCCGGCGCATTCTCAAGGCGGTGCAGTGA
- a CDS encoding anti-sigma factor family protein: MTGRSFDERDIHLALDGELPREDLPAYEAWLETRADMRALSARYETDRSVLREALAEVSREGLPDRLQGKIVAAARATKGVRYMTRRRVAAVAAVCIMAGAAAGFWMGRQQFVSGETLAALDVVGEAVAAHQVYAAEKLHVVEVGASERSHLVRWLSNRVGTKLIAPDLRGEDFDLMGGRLLPSGGKAAAQFMYEDQAGERISLYVAHCIKGEDTGFRLFEDEGRRAFYWQEKGFAYTVAGSIDEKRLLQVANVTYRQLLAGR; the protein is encoded by the coding sequence ATGACAGGACGCAGCTTTGATGAAAGGGACATCCATCTCGCACTCGATGGTGAATTGCCACGGGAGGATCTACCGGCGTATGAGGCCTGGTTGGAAACAAGGGCCGACATGCGAGCGTTGAGCGCACGCTACGAAACTGATCGTTCGGTCCTCCGCGAAGCACTGGCGGAGGTGAGTAGGGAGGGCCTGCCGGACCGCTTGCAGGGGAAGATAGTCGCCGCTGCTCGCGCGACGAAAGGCGTCCGGTACATGACGCGTCGTCGCGTCGCTGCTGTTGCTGCGGTCTGCATTATGGCGGGCGCCGCAGCAGGCTTCTGGATGGGGCGGCAGCAATTTGTCAGCGGTGAGACGCTTGCGGCGTTGGATGTGGTCGGCGAGGCTGTCGCCGCTCACCAGGTTTATGCGGCGGAGAAACTTCATGTCGTCGAAGTGGGTGCCAGCGAGCGGAGCCATTTGGTCCGCTGGCTCTCCAACAGGGTTGGCACCAAACTCATCGCCCCCGATCTGCGGGGGGAAGATTTTGATCTTATGGGCGGGAGATTGTTGCCCTCCGGCGGGAAGGCTGCCGCTCAATTCATGTATGAAGATCAGGCTGGCGAGCGCATCTCGCTGTATGTAGCTCATTGCATAAAGGGAGAGGACACCGGTTTCAGGCTTTTTGAAGACGAGGGGCGACGTGCTTTCTATTGGCAGGAGAAAGGGTTCGCCTACACCGTAGCGGGCTCGATCGATGAAAAGCGGCTTCTGCAAGTCGCGAACGTTACCTACCGGCAATTGCTTGCCGGTAGGTAA
- a CDS encoding mechanosensitive ion channel family protein → MEMQTENLMTAAQAALAQVSEFAVSYAFSILGAIILIIAGFIVAGMVERWVRSALDRFPSFDVTLTSFLSKIARYAVLVLVGVTVLAQFGVQTASIIAALGAAGLAIGLALQGTLQNVAAGIMLLVLKPFRVGEYVEASGISGTIQSIGLFATEMKTVDGLYILAPNSSLWNTSVTNYSRNARRRNDLVIGIGYDDDIDLAQKTMLELATADDRILSDQEPATFVSELGDSAVNITLRYWTTTSDWWQTRLDITKAAKKAFDDKGISIPFPQRDIHYLPLPTEEQNTGDSKKSATKGQ, encoded by the coding sequence ATGGAAATGCAAACTGAGAACCTCATGACGGCTGCCCAGGCAGCTTTGGCCCAAGTCAGCGAATTTGCCGTATCTTACGCCTTCTCGATTCTTGGCGCCATCATTCTGATCATCGCCGGCTTTATTGTGGCGGGGATGGTGGAAAGATGGGTGCGCAGCGCACTCGATCGTTTTCCCTCTTTCGATGTCACGCTCACCAGTTTTCTTTCGAAGATTGCGCGTTACGCGGTTCTGGTTCTTGTCGGTGTCACCGTTCTCGCGCAATTCGGCGTTCAGACCGCAAGCATCATCGCGGCGCTCGGTGCAGCAGGTCTGGCCATAGGCCTCGCCCTTCAGGGCACGCTGCAGAACGTCGCCGCCGGTATCATGCTCCTCGTGCTTAAACCTTTCCGCGTGGGCGAATATGTGGAAGCAAGCGGCATCTCGGGCACAATCCAGTCCATAGGCCTGTTTGCGACAGAGATGAAAACCGTGGATGGCCTGTACATTCTCGCGCCGAACAGTTCGCTGTGGAATACATCGGTCACCAACTACTCGCGAAATGCGCGCCGCCGCAACGATCTTGTGATCGGCATCGGCTACGATGACGATATCGATCTGGCGCAGAAAACAATGCTCGAGCTTGCCACGGCCGACGATCGCATTCTGAGCGATCAGGAGCCAGCCACGTTTGTATCGGAACTCGGCGACAGTGCGGTCAACATCACGCTGCGTTACTGGACCACGACTTCCGACTGGTGGCAGACCCGTCTCGATATCACCAAGGCAGCCAAGAAGGCGTTTGACGACAAGGGTATTTCGATCCCTTTCCCGCAGCGCGATATTCACTATCTTCCTCTACCTACCGAGGAACAGAACACCGGTGACTCAAAGAAAAGCGCGACCAAGGGTCAATGA
- a CDS encoding GNAT family N-acetyltransferase: MLLDVRPAVPEDLEALVAIENAAFSGDKLSERSLRRLTSAGTAIVGVAEEQGKVLGYALALTRRTSGVARLYSIAVAPEETGKGVAALLLHYVENAAYARGFHTMRLEVRSDNQVAIRLYEKMGYRGFARYENYYHDGMSALRYQKSLGAR, from the coding sequence ATGTTGCTTGATGTTCGTCCCGCCGTCCCCGAAGACCTCGAGGCTCTGGTTGCGATAGAGAACGCGGCGTTCTCGGGCGACAAGCTCTCCGAACGCTCTCTCAGGCGTCTGACGAGCGCAGGAACTGCCATTGTGGGCGTAGCGGAAGAACAGGGGAAGGTGTTGGGATATGCGCTGGCTTTGACCCGCCGGACGAGCGGCGTTGCGCGGCTTTATTCGATAGCCGTTGCACCGGAGGAAACCGGAAAGGGGGTGGCTGCGTTGTTGTTGCATTATGTCGAGAACGCGGCGTACGCGCGAGGGTTCCATACGATGCGGCTCGAAGTGAGGTCGGATAACCAGGTAGCCATCCGGCTTTATGAAAAGATGGGATATCGCGGCTTTGCTCGATATGAGAATTACTATCACGACGGTATGAGTGCCTTGCGTTATCAGAAATCGCTCGGCGCGCGTTGA
- a CDS encoding RimK family protein, with amino-acid sequence MSWVILTGKKGDLDETATPYKIITNRDYLAHPALFRGQRPKVINLSSSYAYQSRGYYASLLASSRGHRVIPSVETMIDLSARKLYENALPELEQALNRCRNELGGSFPASVSIFFGIGPEKAWERFAKLLFDWFRAPALEVVIKDGEWATISRIGFRSLSRMNADEKDRFTASLHNYTTRQWRDSRTRVPARYGFATLIDPREELPPSSVASLKHWSRIAARMGVEVEPITRKDLPRLANFDALFIRETTSISNHTYRFARRAEQEGMPVIDDPLSMIRCTNKVYLNELMTTHRVPVPPTMMIAGTADLERAADQLGFPLVLKTPDSSFSRGVKKAANMTELKALATTWLEDSDLLIAQKFLPTSFDWRIGVLDGKPLFSVQYLMAKKHWQIVNHERQGRPDEGGFRSFTLADTPSDVLEIAVRAARCIGNGLYGVDLKATPEGVYVIEVNDNPNLDHGCEDAGERDAVWISLTQWFIDRLER; translated from the coding sequence ATGAGTTGGGTCATCCTGACTGGCAAGAAAGGCGACCTCGACGAGACCGCCACCCCTTACAAGATCATCACCAATCGCGACTATCTGGCCCACCCGGCGCTTTTTCGCGGACAGCGCCCCAAGGTCATCAACCTATCGTCCAGTTACGCTTATCAAAGCCGTGGCTACTACGCGTCGCTACTCGCCAGTTCCCGCGGTCATCGTGTGATCCCGTCAGTTGAGACCATGATCGATCTCTCTGCGCGCAAACTCTATGAGAATGCTCTCCCGGAATTGGAACAGGCTCTGAACCGCTGTCGCAACGAATTGGGTGGGAGTTTCCCTGCAAGCGTCAGCATCTTTTTCGGAATAGGTCCCGAAAAAGCCTGGGAGCGCTTTGCCAAGCTGCTTTTCGACTGGTTTCGAGCGCCCGCTCTGGAAGTCGTTATAAAGGACGGCGAATGGGCAACGATATCGCGCATCGGATTTCGCTCCCTTTCGAGAATGAACGCGGACGAGAAGGACCGCTTCACAGCATCGCTTCACAACTATACTACCCGGCAATGGCGTGACAGCCGCACCCGGGTTCCGGCGCGGTACGGGTTCGCAACGCTGATCGACCCGAGAGAGGAACTGCCGCCGTCAAGCGTGGCCTCTCTCAAACACTGGTCGCGCATTGCCGCTCGAATGGGTGTTGAAGTGGAACCGATCACCAGGAAGGATCTGCCACGTCTGGCAAATTTCGATGCCCTTTTCATCCGCGAGACGACATCGATTTCCAATCATACCTACAGGTTCGCAAGGCGTGCTGAGCAGGAAGGAATGCCGGTCATCGATGATCCGTTGTCGATGATCCGCTGCACGAACAAGGTCTACCTCAATGAGCTGATGACGACGCACCGGGTCCCTGTTCCCCCGACGATGATGATCGCCGGGACTGCCGACCTTGAACGGGCCGCTGATCAGCTTGGCTTTCCGCTGGTCCTCAAAACGCCGGATAGCTCTTTCTCTCGCGGGGTGAAGAAAGCAGCGAACATGACGGAGTTAAAGGCTCTGGCGACGACGTGGCTTGAGGATTCCGATCTTCTCATTGCACAGAAATTTCTGCCCACGTCCTTTGACTGGCGCATCGGTGTGCTCGACGGGAAGCCACTTTTTTCCGTCCAATACCTGATGGCCAAAAAGCATTGGCAGATCGTCAATCACGAAAGGCAAGGGCGCCCGGATGAAGGAGGCTTTCGCTCTTTCACTTTAGCGGACACTCCCTCCGACGTGCTCGAGATCGCCGTGCGTGCGGCACGCTGCATCGGCAACGGCCTTTACGGTGTAGACCTCAAGGCTACGCCGGAAGGAGTTTACGTCATTGAGGTCAACGACAATCCCAATCTCGACCATGGGTGCGAGGATGCCGGGGAGAGAGACGCCGTCTGGATAAGCTTGACGCAATGGTTTATTGACCGGCTTGAAAGGTGA
- a CDS encoding mechanosensitive ion channel family protein gives MEKQTGRLIHTANAAVGYITEFALNYGLTFLGAGALLVIGIIAAKMLERWVRNTLSKVFSFDATLTSFLSVLARYTVVALSSVAALTQLGVPTASIIAALGAIGLAVGLALQGTLQNIAAGVMLLILRPFEVGEHVFANGISGTVSTLGLFATELKTDEGLIVFAPNSTLWNAAITNHSRNKARRVELDIDVGDGLSPEQVQTGLLKILAAEKSVLKKPDAETLFCAIEGGTSQLTLRFWTRSEGWQKSRSALTEAINKSLGKKGVSVSVPD, from the coding sequence ATGGAAAAGCAAACTGGACGCCTTATCCACACCGCGAATGCGGCAGTTGGTTACATCACTGAATTCGCTCTGAATTACGGATTAACGTTTCTTGGTGCCGGCGCCCTTTTGGTGATCGGCATAATCGCTGCCAAGATGCTGGAACGCTGGGTGCGCAATACACTCAGCAAGGTCTTCTCATTCGACGCCACATTGACGTCATTTCTTTCGGTACTCGCCAGATATACCGTTGTGGCGCTGTCCAGCGTCGCAGCGCTGACGCAACTCGGCGTTCCGACTGCCAGCATCATTGCCGCTCTAGGTGCGATCGGCCTCGCAGTCGGTCTTGCCCTTCAGGGGACGCTGCAAAACATCGCGGCCGGTGTCATGCTCCTGATTCTGCGCCCCTTTGAAGTGGGCGAACACGTGTTCGCGAACGGAATCTCAGGAACCGTCAGCACTCTGGGGCTTTTTGCAACGGAGTTGAAAACCGATGAAGGACTGATCGTATTCGCTCCCAATAGCACGCTTTGGAATGCGGCCATCACGAATCATTCCCGGAACAAGGCACGCAGAGTGGAACTTGATATCGATGTTGGCGACGGCTTAAGCCCCGAGCAAGTGCAAACAGGTCTTTTGAAAATTCTCGCCGCGGAAAAGAGCGTCCTGAAAAAACCCGATGCGGAGACACTGTTTTGCGCGATCGAGGGCGGAACCTCACAACTCACACTCCGCTTCTGGACGAGAAGTGAGGGGTGGCAAAAATCCCGGTCGGCCTTGACCGAAGCCATCAATAAAAGCCTCGGAAAAAAAGGGGTGAGTGTCTCGGTCCCCGATTGA
- a CDS encoding YfbR-like 5'-deoxynucleotidase, translating into MPVSSSKTTPPRAWQRMLSGRRLDLLDPSPLDIEISDIAHGLARVARWNGQTEGDHAYSVAQHSLLVEDIFCRITRDVTPECAMAALLHDAPEYVIGDMISPFKATLGDDYKSVEKRLQRAIHLRFTLPPDLPAKLKKAIKRADQIAAFFEATQLAGFGVAEASRFFGRPRGMSPEELRLEPHPPKLAQAAFLERFKKIEESRREFPSK; encoded by the coding sequence ATGCCGGTGTCATCCAGCAAAACCACGCCTCCCCGCGCTTGGCAGCGAATGCTGTCCGGACGCCGTCTTGACCTTCTGGACCCGTCTCCGCTCGACATTGAAATCAGTGATATCGCGCATGGCCTGGCCCGCGTGGCCCGTTGGAACGGGCAAACGGAGGGCGACCATGCCTATTCTGTCGCTCAGCATTCCCTTCTGGTGGAAGACATCTTTTGCAGGATCACGCGCGATGTCACACCCGAATGCGCGATGGCAGCGCTGCTGCATGACGCTCCCGAATACGTGATCGGTGACATGATTTCACCCTTTAAGGCCACATTGGGCGACGACTACAAGTCGGTCGAAAAGCGACTGCAACGCGCCATCCACCTGCGTTTCACCCTGCCCCCAGATCTGCCAGCCAAGCTGAAAAAAGCCATCAAACGCGCTGATCAGATCGCAGCCTTCTTTGAGGCGACCCAACTGGCGGGCTTCGGCGTTGCGGAAGCCTCCAGGTTCTTTGGCCGCCCACGGGGTATGTCGCCGGAGGAATTACGGCTTGAGCCTCATCCACCCAAATTGGCTCAGGCAGCGTTCCTCGAGCGCTTTAAGAAAATAGAGGAGTCAAGAAGAGAGTTTCCAAGCAAATAA
- a CDS encoding YgfZ/GcvT domain-containing protein, with protein MPTCHLIERALFHLKGPEAVPFLQNVITTDLSALQDGECRPSALLTPQGKILFDFLISRADLETFRIECRADIAAELVKRLTLYKLRAQVDISDINQTTIAVSWETDSSSSENESTLIDRRFPANLGVRRHYGDLPDADRDKTNWDELRIAHAVAESGSDFVLGEAFPHDVLYDQNGGVGLKKGCYVGQEVVSRMHHRGTARRRLLIAKGSANLPPHGTEIRADGKTVGNLGTVCGSKALAIVRIDRVKDAMDTAVSIVADDTAVTFSIPQWATFAFPETKGQPD; from the coding sequence ATGCCGACCTGCCATCTTATTGAACGTGCCCTCTTTCATTTGAAGGGTCCTGAAGCCGTACCATTCCTGCAGAATGTGATAACCACGGATCTCTCCGCACTGCAGGATGGCGAATGCCGCCCAAGTGCCCTGCTTACGCCGCAGGGCAAGATCCTGTTCGATTTCCTTATTTCGCGCGCCGATCTCGAAACTTTCCGCATTGAATGTCGAGCGGATATTGCCGCGGAACTGGTTAAGCGGCTCACACTCTACAAGCTTCGTGCACAGGTCGATATTTCTGATATAAATCAAACAACAATCGCAGTTTCATGGGAAACGGATTCCAGTTCTTCGGAGAATGAATCAACGCTGATCGACAGGCGTTTTCCTGCAAATTTGGGCGTTCGACGTCACTATGGTGATTTGCCTGATGCCGACAGGGACAAGACGAACTGGGACGAATTGAGAATTGCCCATGCCGTTGCCGAAAGCGGGAGCGACTTTGTACTGGGTGAGGCGTTTCCGCATGACGTTCTCTACGACCAGAATGGTGGCGTCGGACTGAAAAAGGGGTGCTATGTTGGGCAGGAGGTGGTGTCTCGGATGCACCACCGCGGTACGGCCCGCCGTCGGCTACTGATTGCCAAGGGTTCAGCGAATCTGCCGCCGCATGGAACAGAGATTCGCGCAGATGGGAAAACCGTCGGGAACCTGGGCACTGTGTGCGGCTCCAAGGCTTTGGCCATCGTCCGCATCGACAGGGTGAAAGATGCTATGGATACGGCTGTATCAATCGTGGCAGATGACACCGCTGTCACGTTCAGCATACCGCAGTGGGCGACATTCGCGTTCCCGGAGACGAAAGGGCAGCCGGATTGA
- a CDS encoding TIGR02301 family protein gives MRNGSVFCSLMAVLLLVAPASQANESSYESPLLRLAEVLGSIHYLRNLCGEETEAWRGKMEELLETEAPSPARREKLIASFNRGYRSFAGTYEKCTDQALSAIDHYMNEGARISTEIVQRYGN, from the coding sequence ATGCGTAATGGTTCCGTATTCTGCAGCCTTATGGCAGTTCTTCTCCTGGTTGCGCCTGCATCGCAGGCCAATGAGTCCAGCTATGAATCCCCTCTTTTGAGATTGGCCGAAGTGCTCGGTTCTATCCATTATCTGCGCAACCTGTGTGGAGAAGAGACGGAGGCGTGGCGTGGAAAGATGGAGGAGCTGTTGGAGACGGAAGCGCCATCGCCGGCCCGCCGCGAGAAGTTGATCGCCAGTTTCAACCGCGGCTACAGATCCTTCGCAGGGACATATGAAAAGTGTACGGACCAGGCGCTATCAGCCATTGACCACTACATGAATGAAGGCGCGCGCATTTCCACCGAGATCGTGCAGCGCTACGGAAACTGA
- a CDS encoding NUDIX hydrolase translates to MKSEEILAVSAAVIQGGCVLLVRRGRAPARGLYAFPGGRMEAGETPEQAIARELLEETGLVMTSATPYRDLVLHGDVDQQIFRLNVFRATVSPGTVMAGDDASEAGWYSPEEIATMSLTDSTRTIVEELRHSPGG, encoded by the coding sequence ATGAAATCGGAGGAAATCCTCGCCGTTTCCGCAGCCGTCATTCAGGGTGGTTGTGTTTTGCTTGTGCGGCGCGGTCGCGCGCCGGCAAGAGGTCTGTATGCGTTCCCTGGGGGACGGATGGAAGCCGGAGAGACACCAGAACAGGCGATCGCACGCGAGTTGCTGGAAGAAACCGGACTGGTGATGACGAGCGCCACCCCCTATCGCGACCTTGTCCTGCATGGCGACGTCGATCAGCAAATCTTTCGACTGAACGTTTTTCGCGCCACTGTCTCGCCCGGCACCGTCATGGCTGGCGACGACGCAAGCGAGGCTGGATGGTATTCTCCCGAGGAAATCGCTACTATGTCGCTGACCGACAGCACGCGCACGATTGTTGAAGAACTGCGACACTCCCCCGGCGGATGA
- a CDS encoding DUF2799 domain-containing protein, which produces MTAAETARISSDFITKALASCHPITNSPAKFVAEELWLLIWREAIMRKMLNTGLIAGLVCMLSLSACATLNESECESVSWSDLGRSDGTAGRSPSYVQRHREACQKYGLPVDESAWRAGWEDGIRRFCTPANGLSAGRDGRSNANSCPMDVAPGFESAYRVGKRVYDARSEYDRLKRELEQLYDDLEDAAKGEDRSKIRNRISLKESDLFVAEGRVRDAERLYDDYLYEEAARRY; this is translated from the coding sequence ATGACGGCTGCGGAAACGGCGAGGATTTCCTCCGATTTCATAACCAAAGCTCTTGCATCCTGCCACCCGATCACCAACAGTCCGGCCAAGTTTGTGGCCGAAGAGTTATGGCTGTTGATTTGGCGGGAGGCAATCATGCGCAAAATGCTGAACACAGGTTTGATCGCGGGCCTGGTCTGCATGTTGTCTTTATCGGCATGCGCAACGCTGAACGAAAGCGAATGCGAATCGGTCAGTTGGAGTGACCTGGGACGCAGTGACGGGACGGCAGGGCGGAGCCCCTCTTATGTCCAGCGTCACCGCGAAGCCTGTCAAAAGTACGGTTTGCCGGTGGACGAAAGCGCATGGCGCGCAGGTTGGGAAGACGGCATCCGCCGGTTTTGCACACCAGCCAACGGTTTGAGCGCCGGGCGCGACGGACGTAGCAATGCCAATTCCTGCCCGATGGATGTTGCTCCTGGTTTCGAAAGCGCGTACCGCGTCGGCAAACGTGTTTATGATGCCCGGTCGGAATATGATCGTCTGAAGCGCGAACTCGAACAGCTTTATGACGATTTGGAAGATGCCGCCAAGGGTGAGGATCGCAGCAAGATTCGCAACCGGATTTCACTGAAGGAATCGGATCTGTTCGTTGCTGAGGGGCGCGTGCGCGATGCTGAGCGCCTTTATGACGACTACCTTTATGAGGAAGCTGCACGCCGCTACTGA